One Trichomycterus rosablanca isolate fTriRos1 chromosome 23, fTriRos1.hap1, whole genome shotgun sequence genomic window carries:
- the dlec1 gene encoding deleted in lung and esophageal cancer protein 1 isoform X3, protein MQEESDVKCDGGIEPCMNRHKPASDNTQDVSHLLASMFKDLYTTEVIGKDTVASLTKSCRGGNDHHAKYVEELQQVHSEYKRRIENANMLERHIIQARMKASAADERAQAHILEEFGESYHQLGLPPVKSAFMWCVDNGLLRSHNLICPQVYRPEQIPLTKAPQGKSMPGFAQPTVSYNQHISTELKDDGYTLISQPELTVQSLLEESEGTLTLSSSNDTFSVRSASSQKGCQVRKPLCTEKLNPEDRAALEKFKGRQNFLRNPHFQSLSHQRGGKSLIISEEKVERAKKDRKESTSPDAPMPVFIANPPVVLFTEYQIGHVYESTVELRNVTAASRHVRVIPPNTPHFSVGLGRFPGEGGIVAPGMSCQYTVRFAPESLADYEDFLVVETQSSYPLIIPVEAHRPPPVLTLPAVLDFGYCLVGGVKFMDVVCRNDGLSAGMFCIMPKRQWPASSLRSVVKTSFAEEHPFAISPSLFSLLPGQSLIIEVVFFPTAAEIYNQSFTIICDNCQVKDFTIQGKGQLVMLELVALEDGENLPVLGEVRDLTADHFVRFEPTNPHSIQHRKMVIKNNTHLELPFHWQIVKPNLQCLPPEETPDPSCIHHHVDTDDTFTVSPAVGLLAPTQEHVFLLTYHPQELKDYHSVCHLVIRDVPDLQKMTESCQQDLLPQVGDVIVMEIEVKGTTEPYKILLEPYALFIPGETYIHTTIRKSFRMWNHSRSAVRFQWERINDIIEVEPSSGEIETNECFDVDLMLTGSQPGHLTTTLQCHVQHRSHPVGLAIDATFKGPNLSVNVPSLDLGLLELGQEVCSSLQIINSSPLEACWILKELPSDPAINQVRVEPSQGVLPPGASCSVKVIFRAVSCQSFESVLQLTVPNGTGCLLPVRAEVQSPQVCLLSCRMELDDLYVGVAQTGKTVLLNQTLLPAHFTWRKIQGPQSHLCSASFSPSSGTLGPNAQMEISVSFTAHTDEELTEVAAVCQVEGVEKPLVLGFHCKAKSLSVSYSLPQNNTERATVDDVNEQPTILDFTEYEPVLIGISTIRQLLITNHTAIPAPFTMEVKVFTGHRLLQSSRKTQSRGDYVRTPVHEMQAKKMKEKEYEDFVRGLLAHGKGAAFFVEPQNGTLGPFETATITITAFNNMWGDYQDHLICMVGDLDPELILMRLSVRGCPVYFQMTGPQPDNQNQGPVIRFGTHVSGGDTVSRSLRLNNTSPCDIRMDWLTYNKESEDSKLIDLMVAYGDPFPLKDTDGNEIVGGLDRTAFSSTWDQSQTPSSDGSSSSLTTKSDCDEEQFDDEEERGSQVPLSPARKLCTVFIQPHEGHTSDYPYCITPQQIQGVSAPSVFLSPLLHCLIQPAATPVWVTL, encoded by the exons ATGCAGGAGGAATCAGATGTGAAGTGTGATGGTGGGATCGAACCCTGCATGAACCGACACAAACCTGCTTCAGATAACACTCAG GATGTTTCACATTTGCTGGCGAGTATGTTTAAAGACCTGTATACAACAGAAGTCATCGGAAAAGACACAGTGGCCAGTCTCACCAAATCATGCAGAGGAGGAAACGACCATCATGCTAAATATGTGGAGGAACTTCAACAG GTTCATTCGGAGTACAAGAGACGGATTGAAAATGCTAACATGTTAGAGAGGCACATTATTCAAGCCCGTATGAAGGCCAGCGCTGCAGATGAGCGGGCACAGGCTCATATCCTAGAGGAGTTTGGAGAGTCTTACCATCAGCTTGGTCTACCTCCAG TGAAGTCAGCGTTTATGTGGTGTGTGGACAACGGACTTCTCAGGAGTCACAACCTCATCTGCCCTCAGGTTTACAGACCAGAGCAAATTCCACTTACTAAAGCGCCACAAG GCAAATCTATGCCTGGTTTTGCCCAGCCAACAGTTTCCTACAACCAGCACATATCTACAGAGTTGAAGGACGATGGGTACACTCTGATTTCTCAGCCTGAGCTTACAGTGCAGAGTCTACTAGAGGAATCAGAGGGGACGCTTACTTTATCTTCATCAAATGATACCTTCTCTGTTAGGAGTGCTTCCTCACAG AAGGGATGCCAGGTTCGTAAacctttgtgtacggagaagcTGAATCCAGAGGACAGGGCTGCACTGGAGAAGTTTAAGGGACGCCAGAACTTCCTGCGCAACCCTCACTTTCAGTCCCTCAGTCACCAACGTGGGGGCAAATCTCTCATCATTTCAGAGGAGAAGGTGGAGAGAGCAAAGAAGGACAGGAAAGAAAG CACCAGTCCTGATGCACCAATGCCAGTTTTCATTGCCAATCCACCCGTGGTCCTGTTCACTGAGTACCAAATTGGACACGTCtatgag TCCACAGTGGAGCTCAGGAACGTGACCGCAGCAAGCCGTCATGTACGTGTGATCCCCCCGAACACCCCTCACTTCTCAGTTGGTCTGG GCAGGTTCCCTGGTGAGGGTGGCATTGTGGCTCCTGGCATGAGTTGCCAGTACACAGTACGGTTTGCCCCCGAGTCCCTGGCAGATTATGAAGACTTTCTAGTGGTAGAGACACAATCATCATATCCTCTCATCATACCAGTGGAGGCCCACAGACCCCCACCAGTACTCACAT TACCCGCTGTTCTGGATTTTGGCTACTGTCTGGTTGGAGGGGTGAAGTTCATGGACGTGGTGTGTCGTAACGATGGGCTGAGTGCCGGAATGTTCTGCATCATGCCCAAGAGACAGTGGCCTGCGTCCAGCCTCCGG TCTGTAGTGAAGACCAGTTTTGCAGAGGAACATCCATTTGCAATCAGTCCGTCTCTGTTCTCCCTGCTTCCCGGCCAGTCTTTAATCATTGAA GTTGTTTTCTTCCCCACTGCTGCTGAGATCTATAATCAGAGCTTCACCATCATCTGTGACAACTGCCAGGTCAAGGATTTTACCATCCAAG GCAAGGGGCAGCTTGTCATGCTGGAGCTGGTGGCATTAGAGGATGGTGAGAATCTGCCTGTTCTTGGGGAAGTACGCGACCTGACTGCTGATCATTTTGTGCGATTTGAACCAACCAACCCGCATTCCATACAACACAGGAAAATGGTCATCAAGAACAATAC ACATCTGGAGCTGCCGTTCCACTGGCAGATTGTGAAGCCCAACCTGCAGTGTCTGCCGCCTGAAGAGACTCCAGACCCATCCTGCATCCATCATCACGTTGACACTGACGACACCTTCACCGTCAGTCCTGCTGTCGGCCTACTGGCTCCTACACAGGAGCATGTGTTCCTGCTTACATACCATCCACAGGAA TTAAAAGACTATCATAGTGTATGTCATCTGGTCATAAGGGACGTCCCAGATCTGCAGAAAATGACTGAAAGTTG TCAGCAGGACTTGCTACCCCAGGTCGGAGACGTGATTGTGATGGAGATTGAGGTAAAAGGAACAACAGAACCGTATAAGATCTTACTGGAGCCGTATGCCCTCTTCATTCCAGGAGAGACCTACATACACACCACCATCCGCAAGAGCTTCAGG ATGTGGAATCACAGCAGGTCAGCAGTTCGTTTTCAGTGGGAGCGCATCAATGACATTATTGAGGTGGAGCCTTCATCAGGGGAAATAG AAACCAATGAATGTTTTGACGTGGATCTGATGTTGACTGGAAGTCAACCAGGCCACTTAACCACGACCCTTCAATGTCACGTTCAGCACCGCTCACACCCTGTAGGTCTCGCCATTGATGCCACATTTAAG GGACCGAACCTGAGTGTCAATGTACCCAGTTTGGACTTGGGGCTGTTGGAGCTGGGTCAAGAGGTCTGTTCCAGCCTGCAGATTATCAACAGCAGCCCTTTAGAGGCTTGCTGGATTTTGAAAGAGCTGCCCAGTGACCCTGCAATAAATCAG gtAAGGGTAGAGCCGAGTCAGGGTGTTTTGCCTCCTGGAGCTTCCTGCAGCGTGAAGGTGATCTTCAGAGCTGTGAGCTGTCAGAGCTTTGAGTCTGTGCTACAGCTCACCGTGCCAAATGGCACCGGATG TCTTCTGCCTGTGAGAGCAGAGGTACAGTCTCCTCAGGTGTGTTTGCTGAGCTGCCGGATGGAACTGGATGATCTGTATGTAGGAGTCGCTCAGACTGGCAAAACGGTTCTGTTAAACCAGACTCTACTGCCAGCACACTTCACATGGAGGAAG ATCCAAGGTCCCCAGTCTCATCTCTGCTCTGCCAGTTTCAGTCCTTCATCTGGTACTCTGGGTCCCAATGCACAGATGGAAATCAGTGTTTCCTTCACTGCACACACCGAT GAGGAACTGACTGAAGTAGCTGCAGTGTGTCAGGTGGAAGGAGTGGAGAAACCTCTTGTACTGGGCTTCCACTGCAAAGCAAAAAGCCTCAGCGTGTCCTACTCTTTGCCTCAGAACAACACAGAACG tgCTACAGTAGATGATGTCAATGAGCAGCCAACTATTCTGGACTTTACTGAATATGAGCCAGTTCTTATTGGAATATCAACAATCAGACAGCTGCTCATAACTAATCACACCGCAATTCCAGCCCCCTTTACCATGGAGGTGAAGGTATTTACTGGACACCGTCTTTTACAATCTTCCAGAAAGACTCAATCCAG gggTGATTATGTGAGGACACCAGTTCATGAAATGCAAGCCAAAAAGATGAAGGAGAAGGAATATGAAG ATTTCGTTCGTGGTCTTCTTGCTCATGGAAAGGGAGCAGCATTTTTCGTCGAACCTCAGAATGGGACGCTTGGGCCATTTGAAACGGCAACTATTACCATAACTGCTTTTAACAACATGTGGGGCGACTATCAAGACCACCTCATCTGTATG GTTGGTGATTTGGATCCTGAGCTCATTTTAATGAGATTATCTGTAAGAGGCTGCCCTGTATACTTCCAGATGACTGGACCACAGCCTGATAATCAGAACCAAGGACCAGTCATACG GTTTGGAACTCATGTTTCGGGAGGGGATACAGTCTCACGATCACTTCGTTTGAATAACACCAGTCCTTGTG ACATCCGTATGGACTGGCTGACCTACAACAAGGAGAGTGAGGACAGCAAGTTAATAGATTTGATGGTGGCATACGGTGACCCATTTCCTCTGAAGGACACTGATGGTAACGAGATCGTCGGCGGTCTAGACCGCACTGCGTTCTCTTCTACGTGGGATCAAAGCCAAACTCCCAGCTCAGATGGAAGCAGCTCCTCACTGACAACCAAATCA GATTGTGATGAAGAACAGtttgatgatgaggaggagagAGGAAGTCAAGTTCCTTTGTCTCCAGCAAGGAAACTGTGTACTGTTTTTATCCAGCCCCATGAGGGACATACATCAGATTACCCATACTGCATCACTCCACAGCAGATA CAGGGGGTTTCAGCACCATCAGTGTTTCTTTCACCCCTCTTACACTGTCTGATCCAGCCAGCAGCTACTCCTGTGTGGGTTACGCTCTAG